One part of the Anopheles merus strain MAF chromosome 3L, AmerM5.1, whole genome shotgun sequence genome encodes these proteins:
- the LOC121599454 gene encoding cGMP-dependent protein kinase 1-like isoform X2, with amino-acid sequence MASRKKADEEKLKKRRLARFRFKRLVHVVICNRYWITEIEDREIGNNVTRNVAVIDRRLTHKGTLTIIEKKILNSPPAERTREQRRVLRTVLRKIDCLQELTVDQLNDLAGCATFEYFEPGRVVLREGHHPNGVYFLANGEITVSRLRWDSIYLRHNDTPCGTRTRGQMFGEIALLHDCPRTATCTTATDCELLCLSRADFDRILKRTLLDRWRQLQLALERFDYFKYWTNDQVRECCLLSRIVAFDTQQKLPVDGDARHTYFVLSGQCMILQCLTVAKVHGTYRLVPIATNESAAAKQTSRDASAAPMPAIEHRFIDVGTFSCGSVFGLGEPMPHRMVVARNRVQCLVIPRGWLFEKQQNVGNTWQRIRMKLEMTIQRDRLFEQFVRDQRWQRYRKALVREYVRLRPRQNATQLADVPIMCRVEQGEI; translated from the exons ATGGCATCAAGAAAGAAGGCAGAT GAAGAGAAGCTAAAAAAGCGCCGGCTGGCCCGGTTTCGCTTCAAGCGCTTGGTGCACGTGGTCATATGCAACCGCTACTGGATCACCGAAATCGAGGACCGTGAAATCGGCAACAACGTGACCCGCAATGTCGCCGTCATTGACCGTCGCCTAACGCACAAAGGAACGCTTACGATAATC GAAAAGAAAATCCTCAACAGTCCACCGGCCGAGCGAACCCGAGAGCAGCGGCGTGTGCTGCGGACCGTGCTGCGCAAGATAGACTGTCTCCAGGAGCTGACGGTGGACCAGCTGAACGATCTGGCCGGCTGTGCCACGTTCGAGTACTTCGAGCCGGGTCGGGTCGTCTTGCGCGAGGGCCACCATCCGAATGGCGTGTACTTTCTTGCCAATGGTGAAATTACCGTCAGCCGGCTACGCTGGGACAGT ATCTACCTCCGACACAACGACACACCGTGCGGTACGAGGACGCGGGGACAAATGTTTGGCGAAATTGCACTCCTGCACGATTGCCCGCGCACGGCAACCTGCACCACAGCAA CCGACTGTGAATTACTGTGCCTTTCGCGGGCCGATTTCGATCGCATCCTCAAGCGCACGCTGCTCGACCGCTGGCGCCAACTGCAGCTTGCGCTGGAGCGGTTTGATTACTTCAAATATTGGACCAACGATCAG GTGCGGGAATGCTGTCTGCTGAGCCGAATCGTTGCCTTCGACACGCAGCAGAAGCTTCCGGTCGATGGTGACGCACGGCACACGTACTTCGTGCTGAGCGGCCAGTGCATGATATTGCAGTgcctgacggtggcgaaggtGCACGGCACGTACCGGCTCGTACCGATTGCGACTAACGAATCGGCCGCCGCTAAGCAAACGTCACGCGATGCCAGCGCAGCACCGATG CCAGCGATCGAGCATCGGTTCATTGACGTGGGCACATTTTCCTGCGGCTCGGTGTTTGGGCTCGGCGAACCAATGCCGCACCGGATGGTGGTCGCCCGGAACCGGGTGCAGTGTTTGGTGATACCGCGCGGCTGGCTGTTCGAGAAGCAGCAGAACGTGGGCAACACCTGGCAGCGCATTCGCATGAAGCTGGAGATGACCATCCAGCGGGACCGGCTGTTCGAGCAGTTTGTGCGGGATCAGCGCTGGCAGCGCTACCGGAAGGCGCTGGTGCGCGAGTACGTTCGGCTGCGTCCGCGACAGAACGCCACGCAGCTAGCGGACGTACCGATCATGTGCCGGGTGGAGCAGGGCGAGATTTAG
- the LOC121599454 gene encoding cGMP-dependent protein kinase egl-4-like isoform X1 yields the protein MASRKKADEEKLKKRRLARFRFKRLVHVVICNRYWITEIEDREIGNNVTRNVAVIDRRLTHKGTLTIIEKKILNSPPAERTREQRRVLRTVLRKIDCLQELTVDQLNDLAGCATFEYFEPGRVVLREGHHPNGVYFLANGEITVSRLRWDSIYLRHNDTPCGTRTRGQMFGEIALLHDCPRTATCTTATDCELLCLSRADFDRILKRTLLDRWRQLQLALERFDYFKYWTNDQVRECCLLSRIVAFDTQQKLPVDGDARHTYFVLSGQCMILQCLTVAKVHGTYRLVPIATNESAAAKQTSRDASAAPMQPAIEHRFIDVGTFSCGSVFGLGEPMPHRMVVARNRVQCLVIPRGWLFEKQQNVGNTWQRIRMKLEMTIQRDRLFEQFVRDQRWQRYRKALVREYVRLRPRQNATQLADVPIMCRVEQGEI from the exons ATGGCATCAAGAAAGAAGGCAGAT GAAGAGAAGCTAAAAAAGCGCCGGCTGGCCCGGTTTCGCTTCAAGCGCTTGGTGCACGTGGTCATATGCAACCGCTACTGGATCACCGAAATCGAGGACCGTGAAATCGGCAACAACGTGACCCGCAATGTCGCCGTCATTGACCGTCGCCTAACGCACAAAGGAACGCTTACGATAATC GAAAAGAAAATCCTCAACAGTCCACCGGCCGAGCGAACCCGAGAGCAGCGGCGTGTGCTGCGGACCGTGCTGCGCAAGATAGACTGTCTCCAGGAGCTGACGGTGGACCAGCTGAACGATCTGGCCGGCTGTGCCACGTTCGAGTACTTCGAGCCGGGTCGGGTCGTCTTGCGCGAGGGCCACCATCCGAATGGCGTGTACTTTCTTGCCAATGGTGAAATTACCGTCAGCCGGCTACGCTGGGACAGT ATCTACCTCCGACACAACGACACACCGTGCGGTACGAGGACGCGGGGACAAATGTTTGGCGAAATTGCACTCCTGCACGATTGCCCGCGCACGGCAACCTGCACCACAGCAA CCGACTGTGAATTACTGTGCCTTTCGCGGGCCGATTTCGATCGCATCCTCAAGCGCACGCTGCTCGACCGCTGGCGCCAACTGCAGCTTGCGCTGGAGCGGTTTGATTACTTCAAATATTGGACCAACGATCAG GTGCGGGAATGCTGTCTGCTGAGCCGAATCGTTGCCTTCGACACGCAGCAGAAGCTTCCGGTCGATGGTGACGCACGGCACACGTACTTCGTGCTGAGCGGCCAGTGCATGATATTGCAGTgcctgacggtggcgaaggtGCACGGCACGTACCGGCTCGTACCGATTGCGACTAACGAATCGGCCGCCGCTAAGCAAACGTCACGCGATGCCAGCGCAGCACCGATG CAGCCAGCGATCGAGCATCGGTTCATTGACGTGGGCACATTTTCCTGCGGCTCGGTGTTTGGGCTCGGCGAACCAATGCCGCACCGGATGGTGGTCGCCCGGAACCGGGTGCAGTGTTTGGTGATACCGCGCGGCTGGCTGTTCGAGAAGCAGCAGAACGTGGGCAACACCTGGCAGCGCATTCGCATGAAGCTGGAGATGACCATCCAGCGGGACCGGCTGTTCGAGCAGTTTGTGCGGGATCAGCGCTGGCAGCGCTACCGGAAGGCGCTGGTGCGCGAGTACGTTCGGCTGCGTCCGCGACAGAACGCCACGCAGCTAGCGGACGTACCGATCATGTGCCGGGTGGAGCAGGGCGAGATTTAG